The Chrysemys picta bellii isolate R12L10 chromosome 12, ASM1138683v2, whole genome shotgun sequence genome has a segment encoding these proteins:
- the LOC135975012 gene encoding butyrophilin subfamily 1 member A1-like isoform X1, with translation MKVLSICHSSGTRSPLPDFIILFITFYVHKLESARFTVIGPDHPVTAIMGEDIILPCHLSPKMSAENMEVRWFRSEFTSFVHLYQHGKDEYGQQMPEYHGRTELLKAGIVDGNVALGIVNIRLSDEGQYRCFVQDGVFHEEAVLELKVAASGSAPHISVEGHQDGGIRVVCQSAGWYPEPEVLWRNLKEQPLSSSTKTKSEEEHGLFEIKNSIIITENSNKNLSCAIRNTHLNQEKESITFYISDSFFPRISPWMVGWSVTLVILLVFIVLTLFLFKLKGKHLNTIRKLQTELEWRRSLGDAANVTLDPDTAHPELVLSEDRKSVRWGDTRQDLPDNNPKRFDTEHCVLGCEGFTSGRHYWEVEVGVGLLWAVGVARESVRRKGGISLSPEEGIWAVDQRQGQYQALTAPVTPLLLSRAPSRIRVCLDCERGQVTFIDAGDKAPIFTFPPGSVPGEKIRPWLWLGMESRLKLCP, from the exons ATGAAAGTTCTCTCAATCTGCCACAGCTCTGGAACCAGATCCCCTCTACCTGATTTTATCATTTTGTTCATTACGTTTTATGTTCACAAGCTGGAATCAG CCCGGTTCACAGTGATTGGACCTGATCACCCTGTCACTGCCATCATGGGTGAGGACATTATTTTACCCTGTCACCTGTCCCCCAAGATGAGTGCTGAGAACATGGAAGTGAGATGGTTCCGATCTGAGTTCACTTCATTTGTGCACCTCTATCAGCATGGAAAGGATGAGTATGGGCAGCAGATGCCAGAATATCATGGAAGGACAGAGCTTTTGAAAGCTGGCATCGTGGATGGGAATGTTGCCTTGGGAATTGTCAATATCAGACTTTCTGATGAGGGACAGTACCGCTGTTTTGTTCAAGATGGTGTCTTTCATGAAGAAGCTGTATTGGAATTGAAGGTAGCAG CTTCAGGCTCTGCACCTCACATCTCTGTTGAGGGTCACCAGGATGGAGGGATCCGAGTGGTGTGTCAGTCGGCCGGATGGTACCCGGAGCCCGAGGTGCTGTGGAGAAATCTCAAAGAGCAGCCTTTGTCTTCATCAACTAAAACCAAATCTGAAGAGGAACATGGtctctttgaaataaaaaattctaTCATTATAACAGAAAATTCAAACAAGAATTTGTCCTGTGCTATAAGGAACACCCACCTGAACCAAGAAAAAGAATCAATAACATTTTATATATCAG ATTCTTTTTTCCCAAGAATATCTCCCTGGATGGTGGGTTGGAGTGTGACTTTGGTGATTTTGTTGGTGTTCATCGTCCTTACTCTTTTTCTGTTCAAATTAAAAG ggAAACATCTCAACACTATCC GTAAACTTCAAACAGAGCTAG AGTGGAGGAGATCCCTGGGTGATGCAG cgaatgtgactctggatccagacacggctcatccaGAACttgtcctgtctgaggatcggaaaagtgtgagatggggagacacacggcaggatCTGCCCGACAACAATCCTAAGAGATTTGACACTGagcactgtgtgctgggctgtgaggggttCACCTCAGGGAGacattactgggaggtggaggtgggagttGGGCtactctgggctgtgggggtggccagagagtctgtgaggaggaagggagggatcagCCTtagccctgaggaggggatctgggctgtggatCAGAGGCAGGGCCAGTACCAGGCTCTCACCGCCCCTGTGACCCCCCTGCTCCTGAGCCGGgcccccagcaggatccgggtttgtctggactgtgaacgggggcaggtgacatttatcgatgctggtgacaaggccccgatcttcactttcccgccgggCTCTGTCCCTGGGGAGAAAATCCGCCcttggctctggctggggatggaaAGCCGGCTCAAACTGTGTCCCTGA
- the LOC135975020 gene encoding SRRM2 protein homolog rsr-2-like encodes MQADNRKRAPAWTVREVLDLIAVWGEDSVLAEFRSKRRNAKTFEKISKGMMERGHNRDSEQCRVKVKELRQAYQKTKEANGRSGSEPRTCRFYAELHAILGGAATTTPPVIVDSGSGIVSSATPEDSADGGEEEEEDEDELAESTQYSVLPNSQDLFLTLTEVPSQASQASTQDSDPMEGTSAAANSSSLPPPSRRLSQIRRRKKRTRDEMFSEIMESSRSDRAHLNEWKETVSKYRKEASEREDRRDQREDRRDQREDRRDARDERWRQEDQRRQDATLGLLREQTDMLRRLVELQERLLENRLPLQPLFHPPPSPCSVSSSPRRVRTRGGRLRTPSHSTPVDSPSKRLSFF; translated from the exons atgcaggctgataatcgaaaaagagcaccagcatggaccgtgagggaggtactggatctgatcgctgtatggggagaggattcagtgcttgcagaatttcgttctaaaagacgaaatgcaaaaacttttgaaaaaatctccaagggcatgatggagagaggccacaatagggactctgagcagtgccgcgtgaaagtcaaggagctcagacaagcgtatcaaaaaacaaaggaggcaaacggtcgctccgggtcagagccgcggacatgccgcttctacgccgagctgcatgcaattctagggggggctgccaccactaccccacctgtgatcgtggattctgggtcggggatagtctcatcagcgacgcctgaggattctgccgatgggggagaggaggaggaggaggatgaggatgagcttgcagagagcacacagtactccgttctccccaacagccaggatctttttctcaccctgactgaagtaccctcccaagcctcccaagccagtacccaagactctgaccccatggaagggacctcag cagctgcaaattcctcaagcctccctcctccatcccgaaggttatcacagataaggcgtcgtaagaagagaacgcgagacgagatgttttctgaaattatggaatccagccgcagtgacagagctcatctgaatgagtggaaggaaacagtttcaaagtataggaaagaagccagtgaacgtgaggacaggagggaccaacgtgaggacaggagggaccaacgtgaggacaggagagacgctcgagatgagaggtggcggcaggaagaccagaggaggcaggatgcaacgctggggctgctgcgtgagcaaacagacatgctccggcgtctggtggagcttcaggaacggctgctggaaaacagactgccgcttcagcccctgttccaccctcccccctccccatgttccgtatcctcctcacccagacgtgtaagaacgcggggggggaggctccgtacaccttcccattccaccccagtagacagcccaagcaaaaggctgtcatttttttaa
- the LOC135975012 gene encoding butyrophilin subfamily 1 member A1-like isoform X2 — translation MGEDIILPCHLSPKMSAENMEVRWFRSEFTSFVHLYQHGKDEYGQQMPEYHGRTELLKAGIVDGNVALGIVNIRLSDEGQYRCFVQDGVFHEEAVLELKVAASGSAPHISVEGHQDGGIRVVCQSAGWYPEPEVLWRNLKEQPLSSSTKTKSEEEHGLFEIKNSIIITENSNKNLSCAIRNTHLNQEKESITFYISDSFFPRISPWMVGWSVTLVILLVFIVLTLFLFKLKGKHLNTIRKLQTELEWRRSLGDAANVTLDPDTAHPELVLSEDRKSVRWGDTRQDLPDNNPKRFDTEHCVLGCEGFTSGRHYWEVEVGVGLLWAVGVARESVRRKGGISLSPEEGIWAVDQRQGQYQALTAPVTPLLLSRAPSRIRVCLDCERGQVTFIDAGDKAPIFTFPPGSVPGEKIRPWLWLGMESRLKLCP, via the exons ATGGGTGAGGACATTATTTTACCCTGTCACCTGTCCCCCAAGATGAGTGCTGAGAACATGGAAGTGAGATGGTTCCGATCTGAGTTCACTTCATTTGTGCACCTCTATCAGCATGGAAAGGATGAGTATGGGCAGCAGATGCCAGAATATCATGGAAGGACAGAGCTTTTGAAAGCTGGCATCGTGGATGGGAATGTTGCCTTGGGAATTGTCAATATCAGACTTTCTGATGAGGGACAGTACCGCTGTTTTGTTCAAGATGGTGTCTTTCATGAAGAAGCTGTATTGGAATTGAAGGTAGCAG CTTCAGGCTCTGCACCTCACATCTCTGTTGAGGGTCACCAGGATGGAGGGATCCGAGTGGTGTGTCAGTCGGCCGGATGGTACCCGGAGCCCGAGGTGCTGTGGAGAAATCTCAAAGAGCAGCCTTTGTCTTCATCAACTAAAACCAAATCTGAAGAGGAACATGGtctctttgaaataaaaaattctaTCATTATAACAGAAAATTCAAACAAGAATTTGTCCTGTGCTATAAGGAACACCCACCTGAACCAAGAAAAAGAATCAATAACATTTTATATATCAG ATTCTTTTTTCCCAAGAATATCTCCCTGGATGGTGGGTTGGAGTGTGACTTTGGTGATTTTGTTGGTGTTCATCGTCCTTACTCTTTTTCTGTTCAAATTAAAAG ggAAACATCTCAACACTATCC GTAAACTTCAAACAGAGCTAG AGTGGAGGAGATCCCTGGGTGATGCAG cgaatgtgactctggatccagacacggctcatccaGAACttgtcctgtctgaggatcggaaaagtgtgagatggggagacacacggcaggatCTGCCCGACAACAATCCTAAGAGATTTGACACTGagcactgtgtgctgggctgtgaggggttCACCTCAGGGAGacattactgggaggtggaggtgggagttGGGCtactctgggctgtgggggtggccagagagtctgtgaggaggaagggagggatcagCCTtagccctgaggaggggatctgggctgtggatCAGAGGCAGGGCCAGTACCAGGCTCTCACCGCCCCTGTGACCCCCCTGCTCCTGAGCCGGgcccccagcaggatccgggtttgtctggactgtgaacgggggcaggtgacatttatcgatgctggtgacaaggccccgatcttcactttcccgccgggCTCTGTCCCTGGGGAGAAAATCCGCCcttggctctggctggggatggaaAGCCGGCTCAAACTGTGTCCCTGA